From a single Anomaloglossus baeobatrachus isolate aAnoBae1 chromosome 8, aAnoBae1.hap1, whole genome shotgun sequence genomic region:
- the LOC142249439 gene encoding histone-lysine N-methyltransferase SETMAR-like — protein MNCRGVNIKMEKHELRAVIKYLCLKKMTTKDIHSDLVETLGDSSPPYSTVARWAKEFKLGRTSTEDEHREGRPSTSLNEENVKKVEEVVLADRTVTIRHVAEVTGISYGSVQRILAKELHMRKVSARWVPKMLTDEQKKKQVDISIANLEKFQADEENFLSRFLTMDETWIHHFDPETKQQSMTWKRADEPTPKKFKVSSSAGKVMASVFWDTEGIIMVDYLEKGATIMGSYYTEQIRRLREAIKEKRCGKLRAGVLFHQDNAPAHKAAVAMATIQEVGFELVEHPPPHSPDLAPSDFFFFPHLKEQLRGKKFDDNSDVITAVRDFFEGQDQEFFSKGILSLEKRWTKCIDLLGDYVENIYIFF, from the coding sequence atgaactgccgaggagtgaacatcaaaatggaaaaacatgagctcagagctgtcatcaaatacctctgcttgaaaaaaatgactaccaaagacatacacagcgacttggtggaaacattgggggactcttctcccccatattccacagttgcacgctgggccaaggaatttaagctgggaagaacatcgacagaagatgaacatcgtgaaggacgcccatccacgtccctcaatgaagaaaacgtgaaaaaagttgaagaagttgtattggcagatcgaacagtgactatcaggcatgtagctgaggtcacagggatctcatatggcagtgttcaaagaatccttgcaaaagaattgcatatgagaaaggtctccgcgcgttgggtgccaaaaatgttaaccgacgagcaaaagaagaaacaagttgacatttcaatagcaaatctcgaaaagttccaagcagacgaggagaattttttgtcacgttttttgaccatggatgagacctggatccaccactttgatcccgaaactaaacaacaatcgatgacatggaaacgagccgacgaaccgacgccgaagaaattcaaagtgtcaagctcagcagggaaggttatggcgtccgttttttgggacactgaaggaattattatggtggactatttggagaagggagccactattatggGCTCCTACTacacagaacaaataagaagattgcgggaggctatcaaggagaaaaggtgcggcaaactgcgggctggagtgctgtttcaccaagataacgcaccggctcacaaagctgcagttgccatggcaaccattcaagaagtgggctttgaactggtggaacacccccccccccattcgccagatctagcccccagtgacttctttttcTTTCCTCACCTCAAGGAAcaactccggggcaagaaatttgacgacaatagcgacgtgataaccgctgttagggatttttttgagggtcaagatcaagaatttttttcaaagggaattctaagtttagaaaagagatggactaaatgtatagacttgttaggagactatgtagaaaatatatatatatttttttaa